Proteins from one Pyrococcus kukulkanii genomic window:
- a CDS encoding Mov34/MPN/PAD-1 family protein, producing MKVKIRRELLDYLLELARSFYPNEFAGLLREKNGVFEEVLIVPKGYFGSKSVYFDLTLLPHDESIKGTVHSHPSPFPFPSKGDLHFFSKFGGVHLIVAFPFTYESVKAYNSEGEEVEIEVVD from the coding sequence GTGAAAGTAAAAATAAGGAGAGAGCTCCTTGACTACCTCCTCGAGCTTGCAAGGTCATTTTACCCGAATGAGTTCGCCGGATTGCTGAGGGAAAAGAATGGAGTTTTTGAGGAAGTCCTAATAGTCCCTAAGGGGTACTTCGGGAGTAAGTCCGTGTACTTCGACTTAACCTTGCTTCCTCACGATGAGAGCATTAAAGGAACCGTTCACTCCCATCCCTCTCCCTTTCCCTTCCCGTCCAAGGGAGACCTGCACTTCTTTTCCAAGTTTGGAGGGGTTCACCTGATAGTGGCCTTTCCCTTCACGTACGAGAGCGTCAAGGCATATAACAGTGAAGGAGAAGAGGTTGAGATTGAAGTAGTTGATTAG
- a CDS encoding DEAD/DEAH box helicase family protein codes for MKLYYEKGTIRIEGQVYVPHAKWDPRCKCYRALAYRYRDIVEFLTQEKIEFEDHVFDNAIPSPVYDDVEFELRDYQVEAVERWMKGKKGIIVLPTGSGKTIIAMEIIRRLSLSTLVVVPTLALLEQWKERLSIFGEVGEFSGKKKELKPITVTTYDSAYINAETLGDKFFLIVFDECHHLPSEAYRNIAQMSAAPYRLGLTAFPERADNLHTLLPDLIGPVVYMRRTSELKKYLAPYEVVRIRVPLAKEEREEYRKQYGIYKKYVEESGIKIRDVEDFQRIIMKTGVDNKAFKALRALERARQIAMGSRRKIEKLREILERHRGEKIIIFTRYNSLVYEISRRFLIPAITHKTDKKEREEILRKFRKGEYKAIVSSQVLDEGIDVPDASVGVIISGTGSPRELVQRLGRILRPAPGKEKAILYELITPGTSEVHIAKRRGKGLELMG; via the coding sequence ATGAAGCTCTACTATGAGAAGGGGACAATAAGGATAGAAGGGCAAGTTTATGTGCCTCACGCTAAGTGGGATCCCAGGTGTAAGTGCTACAGGGCCCTAGCTTACAGGTACAGGGACATAGTCGAGTTTCTAACCCAGGAAAAGATTGAATTCGAGGATCATGTCTTCGATAACGCAATTCCTTCTCCCGTTTATGATGACGTTGAGTTCGAGCTCAGGGATTACCAAGTTGAAGCCGTCGAGAGGTGGATGAAAGGTAAGAAGGGAATAATAGTCCTGCCAACGGGCTCTGGAAAGACGATAATTGCCATGGAGATCATAAGGAGATTGTCTCTCTCCACGTTAGTTGTCGTTCCCACCCTCGCCCTCCTGGAGCAGTGGAAGGAGAGGCTCAGCATTTTCGGTGAGGTTGGAGAATTCTCGGGAAAGAAGAAGGAGTTGAAACCTATAACGGTCACGACTTATGACTCAGCCTACATAAACGCTGAAACCCTGGGGGATAAGTTCTTCCTTATAGTGTTTGACGAATGCCACCACCTTCCCTCAGAGGCCTACAGGAATATAGCCCAGATGAGTGCTGCTCCCTATAGGTTAGGCTTAACGGCATTCCCCGAGAGGGCAGATAACCTCCACACCTTACTACCCGATCTCATAGGGCCCGTCGTCTACATGAGGAGGACGAGCGAGCTTAAGAAGTATTTGGCCCCCTACGAGGTCGTCAGGATAAGGGTTCCCCTAGCCAAGGAAGAGAGAGAAGAGTACAGGAAACAGTACGGCATTTACAAGAAGTACGTTGAGGAGAGTGGAATTAAAATTAGGGACGTTGAAGACTTTCAAAGAATCATCATGAAGACTGGGGTCGATAATAAGGCGTTCAAAGCCTTAAGGGCGCTGGAAAGGGCTAGACAGATAGCCATGGGATCAAGAAGAAAGATTGAGAAGCTCAGGGAGATACTTGAGAGGCACAGGGGTGAGAAGATAATAATATTCACGAGGTACAACTCCCTCGTTTATGAGATCTCAAGAAGGTTCCTCATTCCTGCTATAACCCACAAGACGGACAAGAAGGAAAGGGAGGAGATACTTAGGAAGTTCAGGAAGGGGGAGTACAAGGCTATAGTGAGTAGCCAAGTTCTAGATGAGGGGATAGATGTTCCTGATGCAAGCGTTGGAGTTATAATAAGTGGCACCGGTTCCCCTAGGGAGCTCGTCCAGAGGTTGGGCAGAATATTAAGGCCGGCCCCAGGGAAGGAGAAAGCAATTCTCTACGAGCTCATAACCCCAGGAACTTCGGAGGTTCACATAGCCAAGAGGAGAGGGAAGGGGCTTGAGCTCATGGGCTAA